A region from the Coleofasciculus sp. FACHB-T130 genome encodes:
- the rimP gene encoding ribosome maturation factor RimP: protein MTHPLIPQIIDLAAPVAEALDLEVVGAVFHTNQRPPVLRVDIRNCNADTGLDDCERMSRALEAALDAADFIPDAYVLEISSPGISRQLTTDREFISFKGFPVIVTTSEPYEGQQEWTGQLIRRDEEGVYLNQKGRAIAIPRQMVSRVQLDEKR, encoded by the coding sequence ATGACTCATCCCCTGATTCCACAAATTATTGATTTAGCAGCGCCAGTGGCAGAAGCCTTGGACTTGGAAGTAGTCGGGGCGGTTTTTCACACCAACCAACGCCCACCCGTGCTACGCGTGGACATCCGGAATTGCAACGCTGACACAGGGCTGGATGACTGCGAACGAATGAGTCGGGCATTGGAGGCTGCTTTGGATGCAGCGGATTTCATTCCTGATGCCTATGTCCTGGAAATTTCTAGTCCCGGTATTTCGCGTCAGTTGACGACAGATCGGGAATTCATCTCCTTCAAGGGATTTCCCGTAATTGTCACCACATCCGAACCCTACGAAGGTCAGCAAGAGTGGACAGGGCAACTGATTCGTCGGGATGAAGAGGGTGTTTACCTCAACCAGAAAGGTCGAGCGATCGCCATTCCCCGCCAAATGGTCAGCCGAGTGCAGCTGGATGAAAAACGGTAA
- a CDS encoding CHAT domain-containing protein — MYPRLKSGRDAISLVSTIAATLLICLNSSIDGRSSHPYAPLPASAQVQTTQERKAEALRLNQVGVQQLNTSKFRVQRALQTLGVRQLNTRKFRVQQALQTFEQALVIVRAIGDRQGEVVTLNNIGEAYLQLEQDSKALKSLQQALATFEQALVIVRAIGDRQGEAVTLNNIGEAYLQLEQDSKALKSLQQALAIAIGDRQGKAVTLNNIGEAYLQLRQYSKALESLQQALAINREVNNKTGEVETFGIIARIYSLQGQKPKALEIHQQALAIFRELGNRVNEYHTLLDIGEIYSDIGQYAKALESLQQALAINREVGNKFLESAILSRIAWVYQTLGRDSKAQEFEQQAAKISSPFPIGEINIPPRLDAKTLELAEQALAISRKVGDTSAQIEALKIIAAIYVTSRQNSKALESSQQVLAIARKVGDTSAQIEALKGIEFIYLALGQHSKALESIQQALAISREVGDRLEEATILREISDIYLISRQNSKTLEPLQQALAIARKVGDKTREFSTLTQIADIYHYTLSQYPLALEFYQQALAIAREVGNKPNEAETLRAISFVHLLTGNFAEATETLLTTVKVMESVRSQLSDADKVAIFEKQVNNYMALQKALIAQNKTEAAIEIAERGRARAFVELLANRLASNPTAQVTIKPPSIKEIQQIAKEQNATIVEYSIVDLEDRQKVLELALYIWVIKPTGEVAFKKVDLKSLKSSLEDLVTNSRNSIGVRGRNIFDVDVVAKPESDQTQRLQQLHKLLIEPIAQFLPTNPSDRVIFIPQESLFLVPFAALQDANGKYLIEKHTIVTAPAIQVLQLTQQQRREVSGTQVLVVGNPTMPKISPKVGEPPQQLSQLPGAEKEAQAIAQLLNTKPIIGNAATKAAILPQMSKAKIIHLATHGLLDDFKGLGVPGAIALAPAGTDDGLLTSAEIFDLKLNAELAVLSACDTGRGKITGDGVIGLSRSLISAGVPSVIVSLWSVPDSPTASLMTEFYRQMQQNSDKATALRQAMLTTMKQHPDPKNWAAFTLIGEAQ; from the coding sequence ATGTACCCACGTTTGAAATCTGGTAGAGACGCGATATCTCTTGTCTCTACAATCGCTGCAACACTTCTCATTTGCCTGAATTCATCCATTGATGGGCGTTCATCCCATCCCTATGCACCCCTACCAGCATCAGCACAGGTACAAACAACTCAAGAGCGAAAAGCCGAAGCGTTGCGGCTGAACCAGGTAGGTGTTCAGCAGTTGAATACAAGTAAGTTTCGAGTTCAACGAGCGTTACAAACATTAGGTGTTCGGCAGTTGAATACAAGGAAGTTTCGAGTTCAACAAGCGTTACAAACATTTGAGCAAGCTTTGGTCATTGTCAGAGCTATTGGCGATCGCCAAGGCGAAGTGGTAACTCTCAACAATATTGGGGAGGCGTACCTCCAACTAGAGCAGGATTCCAAAGCCCTGAAATCACTTCAGCAAGCTTTAGCAACATTTGAGCAAGCTTTGGTCATTGTCAGAGCTATTGGCGATCGCCAAGGCGAAGCGGTAACTCTCAACAATATTGGGGAGGCGTACCTCCAACTAGAGCAGGATTCCAAAGCCCTGAAATCACTTCAGCAAGCTTTAGCCATTGCTATTGGCGATCGCCAAGGCAAAGCGGTAACTCTCAACAATATTGGGGAGGCGTACCTCCAACTACGGCAGTATTCCAAAGCCCTTGAATCACTTCAGCAAGCTTTAGCCATTAACAGAGAAGTGAATAACAAGACTGGCGAAGTAGAAACTTTTGGCATTATTGCGCGAATTTACAGTTTGCAAGGTCAAAAACCCAAAGCCCTAGAAATTCATCAGCAAGCTTTAGCTATCTTCAGAGAATTGGGTAACAGAGTTAATGAGTACCACACTCTCCTAGATATTGGGGAAATTTACAGCGATATAGGTCAGTATGCCAAAGCCTTGGAATCACTTCAGCAAGCTTTAGCCATTAACAGAGAAGTTGGCAACAAATTCCTCGAAAGTGCAATTCTCAGCCGTATTGCCTGGGTTTACCAAACTCTTGGTCGGGATTCCAAAGCCCAGGAATTTGAGCAGCAAGCTGCAAAGATAAGCTCTCCCTTCCCGATTGGGGAAATTAACATCCCACCACGTCTGGATGCCAAAACCCTGGAATTAGCTGAGCAAGCTTTAGCCATTTCCAGAAAAGTCGGCGACACGTCAGCACAAATTGAAGCTCTCAAGATAATTGCGGCTATTTACGTCACCTCACGTCAAAATTCCAAAGCCCTGGAATCAAGTCAGCAAGTTTTAGCCATTGCCAGAAAAGTCGGCGACACGTCAGCACAAATTGAAGCTCTCAAGGGTATTGAGTTTATTTACTTAGCCTTAGGTCAACATTCCAAAGCCCTGGAATCAATTCAGCAAGCTTTAGCCATTTCCAGAGAAGTTGGCGACCGATTAGAAGAAGCAACCATTCTCCGAGAGATTAGTGATATTTACTTAATCTCACGTCAAAATTCCAAAACCCTGGAACCATTGCAGCAAGCTTTAGCCATTGCCAGAAAAGTCGGCGACAAAACGAGAGAATTCTCTACTCTCACACAGATTGCGGACATTTACCACTACACTCTAAGTCAGTATCCACTAGCGCTAGAATTCTATCAGCAAGCCTTAGCTATTGCCAGGGAAGTCGGTAATAAGCCTAACGAAGCAGAAACCCTCAGAGCTATAAGCTTTGTACACCTTCTAACTGGCAATTTTGCAGAAGCAACAGAAACTCTACTTACTACAGTTAAGGTTATGGAATCTGTACGATCGCAATTAAGTGATGCCGATAAAGTGGCGATTTTTGAAAAGCAGGTTAACAATTACATGGCTTTGCAAAAAGCCCTCATCGCTCAAAATAAGACTGAAGCTGCTATAGAAATTGCCGAACGGGGTAGAGCAAGGGCATTTGTGGAGTTATTGGCTAATCGATTAGCCTCTAATCCAACTGCTCAAGTCACTATTAAGCCACCTAGTATTAAAGAAATTCAACAAATTGCCAAAGAACAAAATGCCACCATAGTTGAATATTCAATTGTTGATCTCGAAGATAGACAAAAAGTCTTAGAATTAGCACTTTACATTTGGGTCATCAAGCCTACAGGAGAAGTAGCATTTAAGAAAGTTGACCTTAAATCGCTAAAAAGCTCCTTAGAAGACCTTGTTACCAACAGCCGTAACTCCATCGGCGTCAGAGGTCGTAACATTTTTGATGTAGACGTAGTTGCTAAGCCTGAATCAGACCAAACTCAACGCTTACAGCAACTGCATAAACTCTTGATAGAACCGATCGCGCAATTCCTCCCCACTAATCCTAGCGATCGCGTTATCTTCATTCCCCAAGAATCCCTATTTTTGGTGCCGTTCGCAGCACTCCAAGATGCCAATGGCAAATACTTAATCGAAAAACACACAATAGTGACAGCACCGGCAATTCAAGTATTACAGCTAACACAGCAACAACGGCGAGAGGTTTCAGGAACACAGGTGCTGGTGGTCGGAAATCCCACAATGCCTAAAATTTCGCCCAAGGTAGGAGAACCGCCGCAGCAATTATCTCAGCTACCGGGTGCAGAAAAAGAAGCACAAGCGATCGCGCAACTCCTCAATACCAAACCCATTATCGGCAATGCCGCCACCAAAGCCGCTATCTTGCCACAGATGTCTAAAGCTAAGATTATTCATCTAGCGACACACGGACTACTAGATGATTTTAAAGGGTTGGGCGTACCGGGGGCGATCGCGCTGGCACCTGCGGGAACAGATGACGGTTTGCTGACTTCTGCTGAAATTTTCGACTTGAAGCTAAACGCCGAATTAGCCGTCCTGAGTGCCTGTGACACGGGAAGAGGCAAAATTACTGGTGATGGCGTCATCGGGTTATCTCGTTCTTTGATTTCCGCAGGAGTTCCCAGCGTAATTGTCTCCCTATGGTCGGTACCAGATTCTCCCACAGCATCCTTGATGACCGAATTTTATCGCCAAATGCAGCAAAATTCTGACAAAGCCACTGCACTCCGTCAAGCTATGCTGACAACAATGAAACAACACCCCGATCCCAAAAATTGGGCTGCATTTACCCTCATTGGCGAAGCACAATAA
- a CDS encoding peptidoglycan-binding protein, with translation MWNRFGMPLAAVITITASLVSYQVAIAERSRDYTPREFRSLLRGFGYNVTVGDTLTDEATIRAIREFQQGYKLTPVDATAGPKTQDYAANIVRILQANLNLAVKPNPPLPRNQFYGPRTEDAIRQFQRQFNLPVTGIATLPVRQRLDQEARRILGFEQQSPAPATTPTPQSAPEPTLAPSPSPSPAPTPRATPTPSPSPSPSPRPAPSPSPSPRPTSSPSPSPAPSPSPSPSS, from the coding sequence ATGTGGAATAGGTTTGGAATGCCTTTAGCTGCGGTGATAACCATAACCGCCAGCTTAGTTAGTTATCAAGTAGCTATAGCCGAACGCAGCCGCGATTACACGCCAAGGGAATTTCGTTCCTTGTTGCGCGGCTTTGGGTATAACGTCACAGTTGGAGATACTCTGACGGATGAAGCCACGATAAGGGCTATCCGCGAGTTTCAGCAGGGATATAAGCTAACACCTGTTGATGCTACAGCGGGGCCGAAGACACAGGATTATGCCGCAAATATCGTTAGAATTCTTCAGGCAAACTTGAATCTTGCCGTTAAGCCAAATCCGCCCCTTCCCCGTAACCAGTTTTATGGTCCGCGCACTGAAGATGCTATCAGGCAGTTTCAGAGACAATTTAATTTGCCGGTAACTGGCATTGCTACGTTACCAGTTCGTCAGAGACTCGACCAAGAAGCAAGAAGAATCCTCGGATTTGAACAGCAATCGCCAGCGCCAGCGACAACACCAACACCCCAATCAGCGCCAGAACCAACACTAGCGCCATCGCCATCACCGAGTCCCGCGCCAACGCCCCGCGCCACCCCAACGCCGAGTCCGAGTCCATCGCCATCCCCAAGACCGGCTCCGAGTCCTAGCCCATCGCCAAGACCAACGTCGAGTCCAAGCCCATCCCCGGCTCCCAGCCCAAGTCCATCGCCTTCCAGCTGA
- a CDS encoding DUF6816 family protein, translated as MQRVFWGCFLILGLLLWGGEAQAGVLADRLAQFPHWDSKPLVSAAKGDLVYPDWMEGTWNVTSTLVDLVAPLAPEIVTPGFESNRRQLNQPVSFPVRFKNQDAITVSTKGKNQPVVADRAFNGLSIGKAYLGDRAILSVKVDPNSPNRQVTLLRGDRQLVSIVTSRGTETLAPDRFIATEVSQQVFRGTPQPYFNTVETTTAYHRIHSSIEADQVTAIYLSPQDPDYFKAVDRPVALYRYQLQLLPVQ; from the coding sequence ATGCAACGAGTCTTTTGGGGTTGTTTCCTAATTTTGGGGTTGCTGCTATGGGGAGGGGAAGCGCAGGCGGGGGTTTTAGCTGACCGTTTGGCGCAGTTTCCTCACTGGGACAGTAAACCACTCGTCAGCGCCGCGAAGGGTGACTTAGTTTATCCTGACTGGATGGAAGGTACTTGGAACGTTACCAGTACGTTAGTGGATTTAGTGGCACCCTTAGCGCCAGAAATTGTGACGCCTGGGTTTGAAAGTAATCGTCGCCAGCTGAATCAGCCCGTTAGTTTCCCCGTGCGATTCAAAAATCAAGACGCGATAACTGTCTCAACAAAAGGCAAAAATCAGCCGGTAGTGGCAGATCGGGCGTTTAACGGGTTGAGTATCGGGAAGGCATATTTAGGCGATCGCGCGATCCTCTCGGTCAAAGTCGATCCCAATTCTCCCAATCGTCAGGTGACTTTACTGCGAGGCGATCGCCAGCTAGTCTCAATTGTCACGAGTCGAGGCACCGAAACACTCGCCCCGGATCGATTTATTGCCACAGAAGTGTCTCAGCAAGTCTTTCGCGGCACCCCTCAGCCGTATTTCAATACAGTGGAAACCACAACTGCTTATCACCGGATTCACTCATCCATTGAAGCCGATCAAGTAACAGCAATTTACCTCTCGCCTCAAGATCCAGACTATTTCAAAGCTGTCGATCGACCCGTTGCACTTTATCGCTATCAACTACAACTTTTGCCAGTTCAATAG
- a CDS encoding YlxR family protein, with the protein MEPNYRRCVSCRQVAPKSAFWRIVRVYPSQQLQLDRGMGRSAYLCPQESCLVAAQKKNRLGRVLKVPVPEALYQTLWQRLATKLEGCDRSLSRSESSPQERCLPSASDLKQPSE; encoded by the coding sequence ATGGAACCAAACTACCGCCGTTGTGTGAGTTGCCGCCAAGTCGCGCCAAAATCGGCGTTTTGGCGAATTGTCAGAGTCTATCCGTCCCAGCAGTTACAATTAGATCGGGGGATGGGGCGATCTGCCTATCTTTGTCCCCAAGAAAGTTGTCTGGTAGCAGCTCAAAAAAAAAATAGGCTGGGCAGAGTGCTCAAAGTACCTGTTCCAGAAGCACTGTACCAAACCCTGTGGCAGCGCCTAGCTACTAAACTTGAAGGCTGCGATCGCTCCTTGTCAAGAAGCGAATCCAGCCCTCAAGAACGTTGCCTCCCATCCGCATCAGACCTAAAACAGCCGTCCGAATGA
- a CDS encoding SRPBCC domain-containing protein has translation MASLYTEIEINAPKQEVWQVLLKKEKWYKWNTFLFDLDPTVPFKQGEEVLLSVRRVPGEEETEFQPLITRVQSGLCLAWVSSIPGFKNEYVFELQEIGIGRTKYFHRNTFSGVLTRVFMPFIRDDEQQGIKRMARELKRYVERM, from the coding sequence ATGGCGAGTCTCTATACCGAAATTGAAATTAATGCTCCGAAGCAGGAAGTTTGGCAGGTTCTGTTGAAAAAAGAAAAGTGGTACAAGTGGAACACTTTTTTATTTGACCTCGATCCAACGGTGCCATTTAAGCAGGGGGAAGAAGTTTTACTCTCTGTGCGGCGCGTACCGGGTGAGGAGGAAACAGAGTTTCAGCCGTTGATTACTAGAGTGCAGTCTGGACTATGCCTCGCTTGGGTTTCCTCGATTCCTGGCTTTAAGAATGAGTATGTCTTTGAGTTGCAAGAGATTGGTATTGGACGGACTAAATATTTCCACCGCAACACGTTCTCAGGGGTGCTGACTCGTGTATTTATGCCCTTCATTCGGGATGATGAGCAGCAAGGCATCAAGCGGATGGCGCGGGAGTTGAAGCGTTATGTGGAACGGATGTAA
- the nusA gene encoding transcription termination factor NusA translates to MSMVSLRGLKELIDKISVERNLPKSAVQAALREALLKGYERYRRTQNLDKHHFDEEYFQNFEVELDLEQEGEEGFRVLATKTIVEKVSSGDHEIGLEEVQKVAPEAAIGDTVVLDVTPDQTEFGRMAAIQTKQVLSQKLRDQQRKLVAEEFQELEGTVLQARVLRFERQSVILAVSSGFSQPEVEADLPKREQLPNDNYRANATFKVFLKKVREGPARGPQLLVSRAAAGLVVYLFANEVPEIEDEVVRIVAVAREANPPSRHVGPRTKIAVDTLERDVDPVGACIGARGSRIQVVVNELRGEKIDVIRWSPDPSTYISNALSPARVDEVRLINPDARQAHVLVAEDQLSLAIGKEGQNVRLAARLTGWKIDIKDIAKYDYEAESRNMAAIAAARQAQEEAEYDEADDELEELERPAAVSSWQQNGDDFDDVDVDEVETTEV, encoded by the coding sequence ATGTCAATGGTTAGTCTACGCGGACTTAAAGAGCTAATCGATAAAATTAGTGTAGAGCGCAATTTACCCAAAAGTGCCGTACAAGCAGCCCTACGAGAAGCTTTATTGAAAGGATACGAGCGATATCGTCGTACCCAGAACCTCGACAAACATCATTTTGATGAAGAGTACTTTCAAAACTTTGAAGTCGAACTCGACCTAGAACAAGAAGGAGAAGAAGGCTTCCGCGTTTTGGCGACCAAGACCATCGTTGAAAAGGTGAGTAGTGGCGATCATGAAATTGGTCTAGAAGAAGTGCAGAAAGTCGCGCCTGAAGCAGCGATTGGCGACACGGTGGTTTTAGATGTGACCCCCGATCAAACTGAGTTCGGTCGCATGGCAGCAATTCAGACCAAGCAAGTGCTATCGCAAAAACTGCGAGATCAGCAGCGCAAACTCGTCGCAGAAGAGTTCCAAGAACTGGAAGGAACCGTTTTGCAGGCGCGGGTACTGAGATTTGAGCGGCAATCCGTGATTCTAGCTGTCAGTAGTGGGTTTAGTCAGCCAGAAGTAGAAGCCGACTTACCGAAACGGGAACAGCTACCCAACGACAATTACCGTGCCAATGCAACCTTCAAGGTATTTCTCAAAAAAGTACGCGAAGGCCCAGCGCGGGGGCCACAATTGCTAGTGTCTAGAGCTGCCGCAGGTTTAGTCGTTTATCTCTTTGCCAACGAAGTCCCAGAGATTGAGGATGAGGTGGTGCGGATTGTAGCAGTGGCGCGGGAAGCAAATCCTCCGTCTCGTCACGTTGGCCCGCGAACTAAAATCGCGGTCGATACCCTGGAGCGCGATGTGGACCCCGTCGGAGCTTGTATTGGTGCCAGAGGATCGCGGATTCAAGTGGTAGTGAATGAATTACGTGGCGAAAAAATTGATGTAATTCGTTGGTCGCCCGACCCATCTACTTATATTTCCAATGCTCTCTCGCCCGCACGAGTGGATGAGGTGCGTCTGATTAACCCAGATGCTCGTCAGGCTCATGTTTTGGTAGCGGAGGATCAATTAAGTTTGGCGATTGGTAAAGAAGGCCAGAATGTCCGTCTAGCAGCCCGCCTGACTGGTTGGAAAATAGATATTAAAGATATTGCCAAGTACGATTACGAAGCGGAATCTCGGAACATGGCAGCGATCGCAGCCGCTCGGCAAGCCCAAGAAGAAGCTGAATATGACGAAGCCGACGATGAACTCGAAGAACTGGAAAGACCGGCAGCAGTTTCTAGCTGGCAGCAGAACGGTGACGATTTTGATGATGTAGATGTAGATGAGGTGGAAACCACGGAAGTTTAG
- a CDS encoding malic enzyme-like NAD(P)-binding protein gives MVNLTPNSSFSLTIRLQIPNRTGMLASITTAIASVGGNIGQISLIERTRNIVVREITVDAASTEHTEQIVQAVKGLPDVKVIDVYDCTFNLHRGGKIAMQSKIPLKSQADLAMAYTPGVGRICMAIASDPEQVHTLTIKQNTVAIVTDGSAVLGLGNLGAAASLPVMEGKAMLFKEFAGIDAFPICLDTQDTDEIIRTVKNLAPVFGGVNLEDIAAPRCFEIEARLRQELDIPVFHDDQHGTAIVSLAALINALKLVKKSLADVRIVINGAGAAGVAIARLLKKAGAQSIWMCDSKGILSSQRTDLTPEKQEFAVEASGNLADAMQQSDVFLGVSAPGVVTPEMVRSMAKDPIVFAMANPIPEIQPELVTEDVAVMATGRSDYPNQINNVLAFPGVFRGALDCRAETITTTMYLEAAYAIASLVKPSDLDRENIIPSVFDPRVVNAVAGAVQAAARQEGIARH, from the coding sequence ATGGTCAACCTAACACCCAACTCTAGCTTCAGTTTAACGATTCGCCTCCAGATTCCCAATCGCACTGGGATGTTAGCAAGCATTACCACCGCGATCGCTAGTGTCGGCGGTAACATCGGTCAAATTAGTTTAATCGAGCGGACTCGCAATATCGTGGTGCGAGAAATCACCGTCGATGCTGCCAGCACGGAACACACCGAACAAATTGTGCAAGCCGTGAAAGGATTGCCAGATGTCAAGGTAATCGATGTCTACGATTGCACCTTTAACTTGCACCGCGGCGGCAAAATCGCGATGCAGAGTAAGATTCCGCTGAAAAGTCAAGCCGATTTAGCAATGGCTTACACTCCCGGCGTCGGTCGCATCTGTATGGCGATCGCATCGGACCCGGAACAGGTTCACACTCTCACGATTAAACAAAACACGGTTGCGATTGTTACCGATGGTAGCGCTGTACTGGGATTGGGCAACTTGGGCGCAGCCGCATCATTGCCGGTAATGGAAGGCAAAGCGATGTTGTTTAAAGAATTTGCCGGGATTGATGCCTTTCCGATTTGCCTAGATACCCAAGACACAGATGAAATTATCCGCACGGTAAAAAATCTTGCCCCAGTCTTTGGCGGCGTTAACTTGGAAGATATTGCTGCCCCCCGTTGTTTTGAGATTGAAGCGCGACTGCGGCAGGAACTCGATATTCCGGTGTTTCACGACGATCAACATGGCACCGCAATTGTTAGCCTTGCCGCATTGATTAACGCCCTCAAGTTAGTGAAAAAATCCTTAGCGGATGTCCGAATTGTGATCAATGGGGCGGGTGCTGCTGGGGTAGCGATCGCTCGTTTGCTCAAGAAAGCGGGCGCACAATCCATCTGGATGTGCGATTCTAAAGGCATTCTGTCCAGCCAACGCACCGACCTCACCCCGGAAAAGCAAGAATTTGCTGTCGAAGCCAGCGGTAACTTGGCAGATGCCATGCAACAATCTGATGTCTTCTTAGGCGTCAGTGCGCCTGGAGTTGTAACGCCGGAAATGGTGCGTTCGATGGCAAAAGATCCGATTGTCTTTGCAATGGCGAATCCCATTCCTGAAATTCAGCCGGAATTAGTCACAGAAGATGTCGCGGTCATGGCAACCGGACGCAGCGACTACCCGAATCAAATTAACAACGTCCTCGCCTTCCCTGGCGTTTTTCGCGGGGCGCTCGATTGTCGTGCAGAGACCATTACCACCACGATGTATCTAGAAGCCGCTTACGCGATCGCTTCTTTAGTCAAACCCTCCGACCTCGACCGGGAAAACATCATTCCCTCCGTGTTCGACCCGCGCGTTGTCAATGCCGTCGCCGGTGCTGTGCAAGCCGCCGCCCGTCAAGAGGGCATCGCCCGCCATTAA
- a CDS encoding ChuX/HutX family heme-like substrate-binding protein, producing the protein MKANLKEFLEACENLGTLRLIVTSSAAVLEVRGPLKKLFYAELPKGKYANMHADIFEFHLNMDAIKQVKFEMGESKRGNFTTYAIRFLDEKNEPALSAFLQWGKPGEYEPGQVEAWQSLQEKYGEVWEPVPVDSV; encoded by the coding sequence ATGAAAGCTAACCTGAAAGAATTTTTAGAAGCCTGCGAAAATTTAGGAACACTGCGTCTGATTGTGACCAGCAGTGCTGCTGTTTTGGAAGTACGCGGCCCGCTGAAAAAGCTGTTTTATGCAGAATTACCTAAGGGTAAGTACGCTAATATGCACGCTGACATATTCGAGTTTCACCTGAATATGGATGCTATTAAGCAGGTAAAATTTGAGATGGGCGAATCAAAACGCGGTAACTTTACTACCTATGCTATTCGCTTTTTAGATGAGAAAAATGAACCCGCCTTGAGCGCATTTCTCCAGTGGGGCAAACCAGGAGAATACGAACCAGGACAAGTAGAAGCATGGCAGTCTCTTCAGGAGAAATATGGAGAAGTTTGGGAACCAGTACCCGTTGATTCGGTGTAG